Proteins co-encoded in one Brassica rapa cultivar Chiifu-401-42 chromosome A02, CAAS_Brap_v3.01, whole genome shotgun sequence genomic window:
- the LOC103851838 gene encoding putative 4-hydroxy-4-methyl-2-oxoglutarate aldolase 3, which yields MAAFPTAEACDSNAELIANGDLRALHPIFNIYGQRRCFSGPIVTLKVFEDNVLVRNQLETKGEGRVLVIDGGGSKRCALVGGNLGQLAQNNGWAGIVVNGCVRDVDEINDCDVGVRALGSNPLKSTKKGHGEKNVPVYIGGTLIRDGEWLYADSDGILISKTELSV from the coding sequence ATGGCTGCATTTCCAACAGCAGAAGCGTGTGACAGTAACGCAGAACTAATAGCAAACGGAGACCTACGCGCTCTCCACCCAATCTTCAACATCTATGGCCAAAGAAGATGCTTCTCAGGACCAATCGTGACACTCAAGGTATTTGAAGACAATGTCCTTGTCAGAAACCAACTAGAGACCAAAGGAGAAGGTAGAGTCTTAGTTATAGACGGTGGTGGAAGCAAGAGATGCGCGCTTGTTGGAGGAAACCTCGGACAGTTAGCTCAGAACAACGGCTGGGCAGGGATTGTGGTGAATGGATGCGTTAGAGATGTGGATGAGATCAATGACTGCGATGTCGGGGTTAGGGCATTGGGTTCTAACCCACTGAAGTCTACTAAGAAAGGTCATGGTGAGAAGAATGTGCCGGTTTATATTGGAGGAACTTTGATTAGAGATGGAGAGTGGCTTTATGCTGATAGTGATGGTATCTTGATCTCCAAGACCGAACTCTCCGTTTGA